One Candidatus Methylomirabilota bacterium genomic window, GGCCCGCGACGAGCAGGCCCGGCGCAAGGCCGTGGACAGCCTCCTGCCCTTCCAGCGTGAGGACTTCATCGGTATCTTCACGGCCATGCACGGCTTTCCCGTGACCATACGGCTCCTCGACCCGCCTCTCCACGAGTTCCTCCCCAAGTACAAGGAGGTGCTCGAGGAGTACACGAGGCTCGACGCCCTCGGCATCAACCCGGCGCGGCACCAGGAGCTGGGCGCCATCCGGGCGCGGATCGAGGCCCTCCAAGAGGCCAATCCGATGCTCGGCCACCGTGGCTGCCGGCTCGGCATCACCTTTCCCGAGATCTACGAGATGCAGGTGCGCGCCATCATGGAGGCGGCCTGCGAGGTCGCCAAGCGGGGCGTGCGGGTCGAGCCCCCTGAGATCATGATTCCTCTCACGGGGACGGTGGCGGAGATGAAGCTCGCCCGCGAGATGACCGAGCGGGTGGCCCGGCAGACCGTGGCGGAGATGGGCGTGAGGGTCGGGTATTCTGTGGGCACCATGATCGAGGTGCCGCGGGCCGCCCTCATCGCCGACAAGCTCGCCGAGCACGCCGAGTTCTTCTCCTTCGGCACCAATGACCTGACCCAGATGACCTTCGGCTACAGCCGGGACGACATCGGGAAGTTCCTGCCCTTCTACCTGGAGCACAAGCTGCTCCCCCACGATCCCTTCGCGGTGCTGGATCAGGAAGGGGTGGGGGAGATGATCGAGATCGGCATTCAGCGCGGCCGCCGGACGCAACCCGAGCTCAAGGTCGGCATCTGCGGCGAGCATGGAGGCGAGCCGTCCTCCGTCGAGTTCTGCCATCGCGTCGGCATGGACTACGTCTCGTGCTCTCCGTACATGGTGCCCATCGCCTGGCTCGCCTCCGCCCAGGCCCAGATCAAGCAGCCGCGCCGTACCCTCAAGGGTCGGTCTCATGCGTGACTTCCACGGCGTCTACGTTCCCGTGCCCACGCCCTTCCGCGGCGACCTGGTGGCCACGGACCGGCTCAAGGCCAATCTGGCCAAGTGGAATGCCACGGACCTCGCCGGCTACGTCGTGCTCGGCTCGACGGGCGAGTTCCCCATGCTGTCGGAGGCCGAGCGCGACGCGGTGCTCGTGGCGGCCCGCGAGGCGATCCCGCGCGGCAAGGCCTTCCTGGCCGGCACCGGCGCGAACTCCACCCTGCACACGATACGGCAGACGAAGCGCGCGGCCGAGATCGGGGCGGATGCGGCCATCGTCATCACGCCGCACTACTTCACCAAGGGCTTTGCCCAGGCGGGCGCCCAGGTGCGCCACTACGTCGCGGTGGCCGAGGCCTCGCCCATCCCCGTCATGCTCTACAACTTCCCGCTCAATACCGGGATCAATCTGGAGCCCGACACCATCGCGCGCATCGCCGAGCATCCGAATGTGTGCGGCATCAAGGACTCCTCCGGCAACATCCCGCAGGCGGCCCACGTCATCCATCTGACCCCCAAGACCTTCCATGTGCT contains:
- a CDS encoding dihydrodipicolinate synthase family protein: MRDFHGVYVPVPTPFRGDLVATDRLKANLAKWNATDLAGYVVLGSTGEFPMLSEAERDAVLVAAREAIPRGKAFLAGTGANSTLHTIRQTKRAAEIGADAAIVITPHYFTKGFAQAGAQVRHYVAVAEASPIPVMLYNFPLNTGINLEPDTIARIAEHPNVCGIKDSSGNIPQAAHVIHLTPKTFHVLVGSAAALLPALPIGASGGVLALAAIAGRELCEVYGLARDGRWEEAKAIAARMMLADRGVTGRFGIGGLKAAMDLQGFYGGPCRAPLATPDGDAIEDVKECLASAGLL